DNA from Mustela erminea isolate mMusErm1 chromosome 18, mMusErm1.Pri, whole genome shotgun sequence:
TCCTTTCCTGCATGCTCTCTGGGCTGGCTGCTTGGCCAGCCCAGCAAAGCCAAAGCtagtcagttttttgttttgttttattgcttctCTAGCCCCTCTCTCAGATTGATTCTGCAGGGAAGAGGGGTTAGAGTCAGAAAAAGATGATGTGGGTCAGGGCAGAACACAAACTGAATAAGAGTACAAAGTGCTTTAAAGAAATAGATGCCAAAGGCATCAAGGAAGGCCAAGGGTTCAGCCCTACCCAGGGTCTTGGCACCCTAGAGGGGTGGCACAAATGCCCAGTCCCCTCATTATTAGAGTTCACGCTATTCATTTcctaggtaattttttaaaaaccaaagttaTGAAGCCTGTGCTTAAAGACCTCAAGGAAAAAGAAGCCCCACCTTCTATAAGAAACTGGGCCTCCACAGCACCAGAATGAGCCCATTCCCCACGGACCTCCCCAGAGGCCTTAAAGGTAGCCCCTTCAGTAGAGCCAAAGGACACTCAGCAAGGGGTCAAGGGGACTGTTCTCATGGGACATGGGCAGGTCAGCCCAGTTGCCCCAGGGGCAGACACAGCTCCCTGTCAGGAAGGGTGAGCAAAGGGTCCAGGACTTAGGTCATCCTGAAGTACTCAGGGAGCAGGGCAAAGGAATGTGGTCCCTCTCCTGCCCAGGACCTCTGCCCTCCTGTCATGCTTCTGGGTGCTGGAGCAGAAACCGAGCCAGCAGCAGCGTGGGGTGGCCAACGGGGCAGGGCTCCACAGGACGGGAGACAGGGTGTCCCATGCCCTGACTCCCTGAGGGTCTTGTCAGTCGCGATGTGTAGACTGGTGGCCGAGCTGCCGGTCATCATAAGTGCTGTAGCGCTTGACATGGATACGGCGGACCCGGTCCCGCAGTTCAAAGGTCTCCTCGTCTTCACTGGGGGAAGCCTGGCTGCGGCTCCTGCTGGTGGCCTCCAGTAAGGAGTTGTCAGGGACTCGGGGGGTCTCATAGAGGAGGACGTTGAGTGTCTCCTCATAGATGCGGGCCTCTGGGAATTCCACCTGGGCTCAGGGGGACAAGAGGACCCAGTGAGGTTTCATCCCACAGAGGCTGCAACGTGGCAGGGCCCTTGCCCCTGGGCTGGCTAAGTTCCTCCCAAACGCTCTCCCAAGACAGGTGGCTTTCCATCTCCTGAGGGAGGGGAAGCCTCTCTCTGGAGGAGATGTGGGGAATTGGATTCGTGGACAAAAGGACGTCAAAGACTAGCATGCCACCCGTGCCCCGCCCAGCCCCAGACCAGCAGGCTAGCATGTGGGGAGCTTAGGGCCTTGGCCTTGTGCTCACAGCCAGGCTTAAATACTGCTCCAGCAATTATGAGTGGcagggcctctgtttcctctcgCATAAAACCAGGGCCAAACCTACTTCAGAGACTTGGTATGAACATGAAAGACAGAGGGTAGCTGGATTCTAGCCTAACCTGACTTCTGTTCGCTCAGCTGTCGAGTGCGGAGAATGCTCCAGCCCTGCCTGTCTCACAGGTGTGCTGTGAGGAGTCAAAGTTCACAAAAGACAAAACACTCAGGAAGTTGACCTGTTTTGGAATCCTCTGTTAAGTGCACACAGGAGTCTGCACCCCCAAAATgccagggggaagcagggtcacCTCCTGTAAGCTGTCCCCCCACAAACCTCAGATGGCCCTGTGCAGTTCAGGGGCCTGGGGGCTGAGCAGGTGCTACACAAGCTTGGCTGCTCCGAGCCCCTTGCATCCACCACTCTCCAGGTGGGCTgccctccccgcccagcagaggaCTCTGCCCTCTCTGTTACACAcacagggtggggcgggggtggggggttgcagCTCCCTTCTGGGGAGAACACCAACAGCTTGCAGACGGGGAGAACAGGGTTTGCTGAGTTTGCGTTAAGTGTTAAATGTTAACTGTTAACCTGTCAAATCCCTCACATGCACCTGGCGCTGCATTGTTACTGCATTGTTACAGGGGCTGAGCTGGTAACCAGGAATGCCTGACTAGCCGGGGCCAGAGAGGCGATCAGACCCTACATTGCTGCTCCTAGGAACTGCCACGTTCTCCTAATACTTCCACTGACTGCATACCATCAGGCCCCTGTTTGCAGGCGAGGAAACTAAGGCCCTGCTGCTTTAAACAGCTTGTATGAGGCCAGAAAACAAGTCCACGGTAGAACCAGAATTCAGACCTAAATTGGGCCAACTCCAAAGACCCAGTCCTTCCCGCCACACCATGCTGTTCTTGCCTCTCAGCTGACCAGGACAAAGCATTCCCAGGCCATTCCCTGAACTCCCCGAACTGACTTTGTCCTTGCCCAGCACCATCATGTGAGTCTGGGGAAAACAGAGCAAACTGAATGCCCTCTTGCTCCCGGTGATGAAAGGCCCagctggggctgccctgggctgcGTCCTGCCCCCGCCTGAGCAAAGGGAGGCCCCCCCACACCTTGGTCTGCTTCTTCTCCGTGGCATACACGATGGAGGTGCAGCACACCTCGGCCAGCTTGCGGCCCTGGCCGTAGAAGGACCAGCAGCAGATCTCATCACCAATGACATCCTTGATGAAGAGCACGCGGCCATTGAAGCGCAGGGAGAGCTTGTCAAACAGCTCGATGTTTTTCAGCAGGTGGTCGTCCGAGTTGCTGGAAAACCCAAGAAGGCCAGTGGGTCTGGGAATGAGATCTAGCACAAGAGAGGGTGCTGACTGGGTgtgtcccctcctccccatcacGCAGAACTGAGGAAAAGTCAAGAGGTCAGATGGGACCCTCTGGGTTTGGGGGcctgtgaggaagaggaggggagttGTTCGGAAATTAAAGCAGGGAGAACTGAGGGAGGGTGGTCTCCTCCCATTGGCCCTGAAGGAGGGAGGCTCGCAGCCATCACGGCAGGAGGGTGGGTTCCCTGGCTGTAGGGGGGATGCCGGCAACACGTCTGTCTGCGGGGACTCCCTGAGTCCGTGGCCTTCGTCATCTACCTAACTGTGGCCGGCTGAGGGGACACTGGGCAAGGGAGAGGGTGGCCCAGCTGTGAAGCACAGAGCTTGGCTTAGGAGGAATCCCAGCTACGGGCTTCCAGggtccctcctccaccccagaaGCTAATTCTGGGAAAACCCCTGGCGTGCTGCCTGACAGGACACGCTtgtgggggaggtgagggggtgggggtggtttcCGGTTCGTTCTCCTTTAGATCCCAGCCAGGGCCCAGCACCCAGTTCCAAACGCTTCTGccctcatttcccttctctctttgttcttccCTCCTCAAGACCCAGACCCGAACCAACCGTGCCAGGAATGTAGGTGGCTTCTCTCGGGTCTCCTGCCCCATGGCTGGCTGCCTCGTCCTTCTAGCTACTTCTGCCGCCCTTCCCCAAGCcctgcaccccccaacccccagctgccCACCCTACCTGGTATAGGAATACTTGTTGTTGCTTCTATTGTACAGCAGCTTCACCacgggctgggagggaggagagcgTGAGGGCCAGGCCAGGGTCCCATCCTCCCCTGCCCGCAGCCCACCGGGGTCCCAGTACCTTGGTGGAGGATTCAATgagcctctcttcctctttcagggAGGTGATTATGGGGATGTTGCACACAGGCTGGTAGGAGTCCTTCTTGTCCTGGGTGACACACACAACTGAGAATCTTTTTCTGAGCTCTCCTGCTTGCCAGGCTAAGACAGGCCTTCCCCAGGAGCTGTTGGAGCCCCTCTGCCAAGGCTACCCTCTGCCTGTCGAGGAGGCATCTGGCCATAGGAACTGCCAGTTGGCAGGCAGAACCCCATTTCCAGAAAACCTAAAATCCAGATACCAAggtggagaaactggaaactaGGCTCAGTTCCCTACTGCCCAAGTCCGCCACCTTCCAAATGACTGGCTGCCAGCACCCTCAGCCTGGGCAGCACCCCGCATATCTGACAGTGAGATTCGGACTCCCAACCCTACCAGTCACACGACCTTCTGGGAACTGGACCTTGATGGCCCTGCAGGGAGAAGCTGACCCCGAACCTCCTGGTCCTGAGCCCTCTTCAGCTCCATACCTGCAGAGCAGTCTGGCACACGCTCACCAGCCCCTGAATGAGGTAATACTTGGCTTCAGCCATCAGTTCCTTAATTTCCTGCCGGTTCTGTGGGAGGATGATGGTGTCATCTCGGAGGTAATTCAAAATGGTGCCGAAGTGCTTCCCACATCGATCTATGAGGATCCAGCCTAAGGATTCAGACAGACCGCACAGGGTTACTCGTTGCCTCCACAAATGAGCAGCGGGCAAAGGCCACCTGACTAGCCTGGGGGCGGCCCGCAGCACAGGGTCACAGGAGCAGGAACACCACCTCCAGCTCTTTGGTCTGTGGCTGTTCTCTTCCACCGGGCTGGCCTGGACTGCGGGGGACAGAGGCCTTCCAGGCAACGCGGCAGCCCATGGAGGTCTCAGCTCAGGAGCGCTCAGGCCCACCGTTGGCCACGTGGACAGTGCCAGGACCTGCCTGCCTTCTGTGTCCTGCCCACTCACTACAGCCGTGGTTCTCGGAAGCATCTAGTCCTTTGGAAATATTTAAGAAGTATGGATCTTCACCCTGGAAAAGTGTAAGTGCACACCTTTCCACCTACAACCTCCAAGAATTCTGAGGCTCTACCCAAGACTCCAGGTGAAGGAGATCTGCACTGGGTAACAGGAAGAGGGAATCTAGAGTCTAGACCTGCCACGCTTGAGCCCTGCCCCGAACTCGCTTCCTCAGGAAcacttccttccctcctcagcTGGCCCAAGGAGCCCCGATGCCTCACCTTCTTTGTCGGTCAGCACCTCCATGCGCCCGCTGAACATGGCCTTGAGCATGGTGTCGTGCCGGGTTAGTGCCCGCACGGTGGTGTAGTACAGGGAGCCCCCGACATTGAGCTGGACGTATTTGTTGCCCAGGCCTCCTCCCTTGAAGCCGCTCAGCTTGGGCTTGGCCCCCGAGGCTGGGCACAGACAGGTATCCCCTGACATCTCCCGCTGCAGGTAGATCACCACACGGCAGGAGGTCGGCTTGGAAGGCTCCGCCGTGGTGGAAGGATCACGAGTGAGTGGCCAGTGGAGGCCAGAGCCTCATACTCTCAGCACTGTGAGCAGGAGATGGGAGAGAAGACAGGAGTTAGCCGAGCAAAGCCCTCAGctgaaaggggaggggaggagaccaTGCAGTCATTCTCTCCTTGACAAGCAAAGAACTTCCCAGGCAGAGGCTAAGGCCTGAGGCAACAGCAAGAGAAGACATCCCTGCTCTTCTTTATGGTACCAGGAACCAGCGCAGTCTCCCAGAGCCTGCCCACCATCTCGCcggcctccctgagcctcagctcaGCTCTCAGCAGCAAGGAGGACAAGCAAACCCTTGGTGTTAGTCTGAGACGGTTTGAGGAGTAGACGGGGCAGCTGAAGTTTTACCCTGGGGAACCACAGTCCAATTCTCGTTCCCAGGACCCAAGACTTCCCACCAAACGTACCGGGAATCCTGCCAACGCAGGAGATTCCCAGGAGCCAGAGGGAGACAGGATGTACTTCCTTTCTAAATATTCCAGGCTCAGAAGCAGCCTGTACTAGGGCTGACTTTGAGTACCACCGCAGTCTGGCTTTGGGAAGCAAAGTAAAAGCAGCTTTAGGAGAGCAGGGAATGAGCCAGGCTGGAGGGAACTGGCCAGTGTTCCTGGCAGAGGTTTTCCTGGCCCCAGTGGAGTTTCCTGACCTTCCCCTTTGTGGGTCCCAGCCCTGTCCCAGGTTCCTGAAATTGTCACCATTTTCCAGGACAGAACAACGACAGGATGGTTATTTTTACCTCTTCCTGAGAGGAGGCCCAGCcctatctcttcctttcttccctgcccACAAGACTGGGGAGAAGGGGCTCAAAAAGATCAGATGGTAAATCTCAAAACAACTATGAAGTGATCTGGAAACCGAAACACTGATAGGCATTCATGGGAGGGAGgagtgagggaagcagaggagggcAGAGCTAGGTCACCCCTTGTGAGCTGGATTCTTTATTATATCTTGGTTTTCTAAGGAATCACTACAATTCATCCACTgggaaaaaagagcaaacagTCACTGCAGGTTTACTATGTTCTAGGTACTAGTCTAGGCGACTTAAGCCACATTACTTCGTTTAATTCATACAGCGGAAAATAAGACTGAGTGctgagaagggacagagagatggaaagataTGGGCCTTGCCTTCAAGGAGTACAAAGAAGCAACATAACGttaacaagaataaaaatagtaagagTTAGCATTTATTGTCCCCtgttatgtaccaggcactgagGATACAGAAGAGAACAAGTAAGTCATGGCCTCACAGAGATTACATTCTAGGGGGAAGATATACGtaataagcaagaaaataaatatgcgAGCAGTTCCAGATGGTAAGAAATGCAACAACTAAGCTAGTGATAAGAGAGTGACTAGGGAGAAGTCCCAAGATGGATGGGGCCAGGGAAAGCCTCTTTGGGAAGGTGACATTCTAGCTGAAGTCTGAAAGAGCATTCCAGATGGATGGAAGAGTGAGTGCAAAGTTTCTCAGTTAGCCACAAGTTTTAGGAACAGAAATAAGGCCAAGATGTCTAGGGCACAGAAAAGGGGGAAGCTGGCTTGATGTAAAGTCAGACAACGCAGGGGCTGCTTCATATGAAAAAGTTTGCATTTTATCCTAATTGTGATGGCCATCAATTGGAGGTTTGAAGCAAGGAAATGACAGGATCTGagttatttacattttgaaaagatcactCCGGCTGCCTGGTAGAGAACGGATCAAAAGGGTGCAGGAGAGCAAGCGGGAATACCAGAGGAAACGGAGGCTCGGACTGCAGTGTTGGtaacagacagaaaaaaaggcGAAATTGCCTGGTAGTCCTCACAACATGCAAAAGCTTAACGATTGCATGCTGCCTCCTGTAATTGAGATCCAGAAGCAGTGCACAATGCCAtgcatttaatatatttagtatttaatatatgTCAGTTTGTTAGACTGAAAACTGTTCCTAAAAAGGTTTAGGTAAGCCCCTAGGAAGAAAGCATTTAATATATGTCAGTTTGTTAGACTGAAAACTGTCCCTAAAAAGATTTAGGTAGGCCCCTAGGAAGAATATCCAAGGAAGGACCAGAGCGGGTGCTTTGTGAAGTACCTAATTTCTTCAGTGGTTTGTGCAGGAGTCTCTCATTTGCCCCAAGGACGGAGTATGGATGAGATGAACCCTTGCCAGCAGATTTCCTAATCCCTAAGTAACACCTGAATAGTATGAAATCACCTCACCTTCCTCGGCTCACCCCAAAGGCATAAGTCCACTCCTTAACAGGTTTTAGCAAGTTCCCAATGTACTTTGGGTCTAGCTCCAGTTTCCCCAGGTTCAAAGCAAGCACACATAACGTTCTGCCAAAGTAAAGGAACTCAAGGCCAGGCAGTGGCCAACAGGGCCTACAAAGCAATTGCTTTGAGCCCCTGGATGACGTCAGATGCCGCCCGCTCGGATTCCTTCCAGACCATTGGGCTCCCAGACCACTGGGCTCCAGGAATCTTGTGGCAGGTGACGCCTCAGTAAGTAATTCCAATGAGAATGAAGTTTCCATTGATAGCCTCACCGCTGTTCCTTCCGGACTTTGTGTGTGGATATTTGGGGTTGCCTGGGGCAGAGGGCGTATCCGAGTCTCTCTAAGCGAGGGTAATGGGAACCTAAGCAGATTAAAGAGCCGGACAACCACTGCCATAGAAGGTGGAGTCCTAAAGGAAGAAGTACCCAGAAACCCATCACACTCGGTGGTGCCGGGCGGGTAACCGATCTTAGATAGAGGGGGCGGATCTAGCAGAAATCCTAGGTGTAAATCTTAAGCTTCGTCCAAAGGGTTTGGAAAGATTTAGCGAGACCCAGCTCTCTGATCTGTGGTGAGTCTTCCCCGGCCCGCAGCCCCTCCTCACGACCGAGAAACTGAGACCGATTCTGACACCCATCCCAGTGGAGGATTTGAGCTCTCCATCTCCCCTGCGCGGTCCCACGCCTTTTCCCCAGGACTGGGTGGGAATCTCTGCTCCAGCTCGGGACCCGTCCATCCTGCCCCCCAGGGCATCCGCACCCCGGCTCTCACCGTCCCGGGGCGGGGGCGCTTCTCCTCTCAGCCGGGTTGCAAGCCGACCCCGCGCCGCCCTGGGCTGTGGTTGCCTACCCGCCAGCAATCCGGGGCTGTGAGCTCACATCCTCCGCCCGCGGTCTCCGCCCTAAGCCACGGCCAAACCCCACCCGCCCCTCAACCTGGGACTCTAAAGCTGGCCCTGCCCAGAACCCAATcacgggggagggaggggcccctAAGAGCATTTCGGGTTGAGCGCTCAGCTACTTCCGGCAGCCTTTCCGGCGCAAAGGCCTCTGGATCTTGTAGGCAGCCGTCCCTCCTCTCAGGCCTGTTTCCCAGCAGGCTCTGCGGGTTGGGCGAGGTAAGTACTTCCGCGGTCAGGTAATGACGTTACGGGTAAACACGTCCTGTATCCGTGGCAGCAGCTGAGGCCGGCGGGCGAGGCACCGGTTGCCGCTGACCCGGGAGAGAACCGGGCTGCGGGAATCAGCCCGGGCGGCAGCGTGCCGCCGCTACGGGGTTGGCAGGTAAGCAGCGACTGTGGGTCGGAGGACGCGGGCTGACCTGGGGCGAGTGAACTTGAGAGGCCGAAAGAAACGTGGGGATTCCGCGCGATTCTTTGCGAGCGGTGCGACGCCCACCTTGGGCCTGGAGCTTTCCGCGTTAATGCTCGCAATGGTCTTGTGAGAAAACTGCAGCTCATATAAGTTCAAGGCGTTTACGTAGTGTGGACAGCCAGCTCCATCACCCAGGTCTTCCTGTGTGCACggtgccccttcccctcaccccgcGGATGGCGCCTGCTTGCGGGGCCGGGAGTGGATCTAGGAGAGCCAGGGCGTGGAGAGAGTGTCGCTGCAGTTAACTTCAGGAGCTCAGTGCGGTTCTTGTGCCCGGTGCTCCTCAGATGCCCAGACACGCACGTGTGGTGGGAGTTGGGAGGAAATCTGACGGTCGGCTGGGaaccctctccctgccttccttctccgGTCCTATCCATCTCATTCAGCTCTGCCCTCCGAACATACAGTTGGCGCTCAAGCCCGATACATGGGAATCTTGcttgcctctttccttccctcatccCCAAACCCCTACATCCAGTCAGTCCTTTACCAAATGGCATCAACTTACGTGACATCGCAAACTGGAACACTTTTCTTCAGCTCCAGGCCTTGGTTACTCTAACAGCCTTCTCTGTTTCCGTTCATTCGTTCCacagacatttactgagtgcAGGTGCCCAGTATGTGCAGGCACTCTGCTAGATGCTAGGGTTACAGTGATGAACAAGGTAGGTGTAGCCCTACTGTTGTTCCTTCCAGTTCATTCTCCATCCTAGGTCAGAGTGAACGTTCTAAAAGGGAGATATGACTGTGCTTCTTTACTGAGAACTGCTGGCTGCCCGCTACCCTTATGATCAAATCCAAGCTCATGGCTGCAGCTTTCAGAGCTCTCCACGAACCAGCTCTGGCCTTCCCATCTAGACTTAACCCTGTTCCACACTTCCCTTTGTTCACTGGGTTTTAACCACGCCAGCCTTTCGACTCTTGGAATACACTACATTTCTTTTCAGCTCAGGGTCTTCACacatgcttttccttctgcctggaatgcctccTCCCTGCTGCACTTGGCAAACTTTTGGATATTCTTTAGGTCTCAGCTTGAGTGTCAagttttcagaagcttttgttgaggggcacctggctggctcactcaatttagcatctgcctctggctcaggtcatgatcccagggtcctgggattgagccccaagtcgggctccctgctcagcgggaagcctgcttctccctctgcctctgcccctctgcctgcttgtcctctctctttctctctcaaaaaaataaataaaacctttaaaaattgtttaaaaaaaaagagaagctttTGTTGAGACATCCTCCCCCCATATGAATTATGTCCGCTTGCTGCAGCTTCATATAGTGCTTTTCCTCATACTGTCCTCACCACTTGTGATTGTTTACTGCCCAGAGatcagaaatatttctgaataaatgCATCCTCTCAGGGAAGGGAGTGGAAGTGGAAGCAGATATTTGATCCCTTAGGTTACTGGAGGCTTTCTAGAGCAGCTGGTCTGGGTCCTGTAGGTGTTAAATGCTTGGATGTATGTGGAAATGTAACAGAACAGCAGGAAGacgaatcttttaaaaatctggattaaAAGGAAGCTCGGgatgattaaaatgtttcaaaaggaGGATGCTAGCCTGGTTCCTTCAGTGGAGTACAGTAGGCCAAGGGCTCTGGGCCACAGTCATACACGGGCAGCCTACAGACTTGCATTAGTTGGCCCACAGTGTTAGATgtggtttttcctttaaaaatttgaatttaagacttttctttaaaaatcagattttggtgctgcctgggtggctcagtggg
Protein-coding regions in this window:
- the TNFAIP1 gene encoding BTB/POZ domain-containing adapter for CUL3-mediated RhoA degradation protein 2; the protein is MSGDTCLCPASGAKPKLSGFKGGGLGNKYVQLNVGGSLYYTTVRALTRHDTMLKAMFSGRMEVLTDKEGWILIDRCGKHFGTILNYLRDDTIILPQNRQEIKELMAEAKYYLIQGLVSVCQTALQDKKDSYQPVCNIPIITSLKEEERLIESSTKPVVKLLYNRSNNKYSYTSNSDDHLLKNIELFDKLSLRFNGRVLFIKDVIGDEICCWSFYGQGRKLAEVCCTSIVYATEKKQTKVEFPEARIYEETLNVLLYETPRVPDNSLLEATSRSRSQASPSEDEETFELRDRVRRIHVKRYSTYDDRQLGHQSTHRD